The Synechocystis sp. PCC 7509 genome includes a window with the following:
- the purL gene encoding phosphoribosylformylglycinamidine synthase subunit PurL: MSFTPEEIAKEGLKPEEYTEIVNRLGREPNKAELGMFGVMWSEHCCYKNSRPLLKQFPTTGERILVGPGENAGVVDLGDGVQLAFKIESHNHPSAIEPFQGAATGVGGILRDIFTMGARPIALLNSLRFGSLDDARVRRLFNGVVSGISHYGNSVGVPTVGGEVYFDGAYSGNPLVNVMALGLMETPEIVKSGAAGIGNPVLYVGSTTGRDGMGGASFASAELSEESEKDRPAVQVGDPFLEKSLIEACLEAFKTGAVVAAQDMGAAGITCSTSEMAAKGGVGIELDLDLIPVRESGMSPYEYLLSESQERMLFVAHKGREQELIEIFHRWGLSAVVAGTVIAEPIVKILFKGEVAAEIPALALAENTPLYHHQLLSQPPEYARKAAEWTSQSLPTCNLEGIEITGDFHSWQEILITLLDTPNIASKRWIYRQYDHQVQNNTVILPGGADAAVIRLRSHNKGVAATVDCNPRYIYIDPYEGAKAVVAEAARNLSCVGAEPIAVTDNLNFGSPENPIGYWQLSEACRGIAEACRELKTPVTGGNVSLYNETLDANGTPQPIYPTPVIGMVGLIADLTHICGQSWQNEGDLIYLLGSDEGITLGCSEYLATIHGLVAGKPPQVNFDLERRVQAACRGGISNSWVRSAHDCAEGGIAIALAESCISGNLGAKVQLQSSTYRTDEILFGEASGRILVSISPTHAEAWEAYLQQQLGNNWQKIGVVSDTKALQVSTTRSRPLIDVTIKEMSQAFYDAIERRLNT, encoded by the coding sequence ATGTCCTTCACTCCCGAAGAAATTGCCAAAGAAGGTTTAAAGCCTGAAGAATATACCGAAATAGTTAATAGACTAGGGCGCGAACCCAACAAAGCAGAATTAGGGATGTTTGGGGTAATGTGGTCAGAACACTGCTGTTACAAAAATTCCCGCCCTTTACTTAAACAATTTCCCACCACGGGAGAGCGAATTTTAGTAGGTCCTGGGGAAAACGCTGGCGTAGTAGACTTAGGCGACGGAGTGCAACTAGCTTTTAAAATTGAATCCCACAACCACCCCTCAGCCATAGAACCCTTCCAAGGCGCAGCTACAGGCGTAGGCGGCATTCTTAGAGATATATTTACAATGGGGGCGCGTCCCATTGCCTTACTAAACTCTTTGCGTTTTGGCTCTTTAGACGATGCGCGAGTTCGCCGCTTATTTAATGGTGTAGTTTCAGGCATTTCTCACTATGGCAACAGTGTAGGAGTTCCCACCGTTGGCGGTGAAGTTTATTTTGATGGGGCTTATTCTGGCAATCCTTTAGTAAACGTTATGGCGTTAGGCTTAATGGAAACTCCCGAAATTGTCAAATCAGGAGCCGCCGGGATTGGAAACCCAGTTTTATATGTAGGTTCAACTACTGGGCGCGATGGCATGGGAGGAGCGAGTTTTGCAAGTGCAGAACTAAGCGAAGAATCAGAAAAAGACCGCCCCGCCGTGCAAGTAGGCGACCCTTTTTTAGAAAAGTCTTTAATTGAAGCTTGTTTAGAAGCTTTTAAAACTGGCGCAGTAGTAGCAGCGCAAGATATGGGAGCGGCGGGGATTACTTGCTCAACTTCAGAAATGGCGGCAAAAGGTGGAGTGGGAATTGAGTTAGATTTAGACCTAATTCCCGTGCGTGAAAGTGGGATGAGTCCCTACGAGTATCTACTTTCAGAATCTCAAGAGCGGATGCTATTTGTCGCTCATAAAGGACGAGAACAAGAACTTATTGAAATATTCCATCGCTGGGGATTGAGCGCAGTAGTAGCGGGAACAGTTATCGCCGAGCCAATTGTCAAAATTCTGTTTAAAGGCGAAGTTGCTGCCGAAATTCCTGCCTTAGCTTTAGCAGAAAATACACCACTTTATCATCACCAATTATTGAGCCAGCCGCCAGAGTACGCCCGTAAAGCTGCTGAATGGACGAGCCAATCCTTACCAACTTGTAACTTAGAAGGTATTGAAATAACAGGTGACTTTCACTCTTGGCAAGAGATTTTAATTACTCTCCTCGATACTCCAAATATTGCCTCTAAGCGCTGGATTTATCGCCAGTACGACCACCAAGTACAAAATAATACAGTAATTTTACCGGGGGGTGCTGATGCGGCGGTAATTCGCTTGCGATCGCATAATAAAGGAGTAGCAGCTACAGTAGATTGCAATCCCCGCTACATATACATAGACCCTTACGAAGGCGCTAAAGCTGTAGTCGCCGAAGCCGCCCGAAATCTTAGCTGTGTAGGTGCAGAACCGATTGCAGTCACCGACAATTTAAACTTTGGTAGCCCCGAAAACCCGATTGGATACTGGCAATTATCCGAAGCTTGTCGAGGCATAGCTGAAGCTTGCAGAGAATTAAAAACACCCGTTACAGGTGGTAATGTCTCTCTTTACAATGAAACCCTTGATGCTAATGGCACTCCTCAACCAATTTATCCAACTCCTGTTATCGGAATGGTGGGTTTAATTGCCGATTTAACTCATATTTGCGGACAAAGCTGGCAAAATGAAGGGGATTTAATTTATTTATTAGGAAGCGATGAAGGTATAACCCTCGGCTGTTCTGAGTATTTAGCCACCATTCACGGACTTGTAGCCGGAAAACCACCCCAAGTAAACTTTGATTTAGAACGCCGCGTACAGGCTGCTTGTCGCGGGGGAATTAGCAATAGTTGGGTGCGCTCGGCTCACGATTGCGCCGAAGGGGGAATCGCTATTGCGCTTGCGGAATCTTGCATTTCTGGAAACTTAGGGGCAAAAGTTCAATTACAATCATCTACTTATCGCACTGATGAAATACTCTTTGGAGAAGCTAGTGGGCGGATTCTTGTTTCTATCTCTCCCACCCATGCAGAAGCTTGGGAGGCTTATCTACAGCAACAACTAGGAAATAATTGGCAAAAAATCGGTGTGGTTAGCGACACTAAGGCTTTACAGGTTTCTACTACAAGAAGTCGCCCTTTAATTGACGTTACTATCAAAGAAATGAGTCAAGCTTTCTATGATGCTATTGAACGCCGCCTAAATACTTAA
- the purF gene encoding amidophosphoribosyltransferase yields MSEQSNHSTDKPEEACGVFGVFAPGEDVAKLTYFGLYALQHRGQESAGIATFDDNGVHLYKEMGLVSQVFNETILNKLPGNLAVGHTRYSTTGSSRVVNAQPAVLETQRGALALAHNGNLVNTSALREELLHKHNLLTTTDSEVIAFAIAEEIDAGKEWLDGAISAFQRCQGAFSLVIGTPVGIMGVRDPNGIRPLVIGTLDTKEPRYVLASETCGLDIIGATYLRDVEPGELVWITEKGLASFHWAQQPQRKLCIFEMIYFARPDSIMNDESLYSYRMRIGRQLAKESFVDADIVIGVPDSGIPAAIGFSQESGITYAEGLIKNRYVGRTFIQPTQTMRESGIRMKLNPLKDVLVGKRVIIVDDSIVRGTTSRKLVKALRDAGATEVHMRVSSPPVTHPCFYGIDTDNQDQLIAATKSVEEIAKLLEVDSLAYLSQEGMLETTKQDPTNFCSACFNGDYPITIPETIKRSKLMLEPTKV; encoded by the coding sequence ATGTCCGAACAGTCCAATCATTCTACGGATAAGCCAGAAGAAGCTTGTGGCGTGTTTGGTGTATTTGCACCAGGGGAAGATGTAGCCAAGCTAACTTACTTTGGTTTATACGCGTTGCAGCATCGGGGTCAAGAATCGGCGGGAATCGCTACTTTTGACGACAATGGAGTTCACCTGTATAAAGAAATGGGGTTAGTATCCCAAGTTTTTAACGAAACAATCTTAAATAAGTTGCCCGGCAATTTAGCTGTAGGTCATACTCGTTACTCAACAACAGGCTCTAGCCGGGTTGTCAATGCTCAACCCGCAGTTTTAGAGACTCAACGAGGGGCTTTGGCGCTAGCACACAATGGTAATTTAGTCAATACTTCTGCTTTGCGTGAGGAGTTATTGCACAAACATAACTTACTAACCACCACAGATTCGGAAGTAATTGCTTTTGCGATCGCTGAAGAAATCGATGCAGGTAAAGAATGGTTAGATGGGGCAATTAGTGCCTTTCAACGTTGCCAAGGAGCTTTTAGTTTAGTTATTGGTACGCCCGTAGGCATAATGGGAGTACGCGATCCTAATGGTATTCGTCCCTTAGTAATTGGCACTTTAGACACCAAAGAGCCGCGCTATGTACTCGCTTCAGAAACTTGCGGTTTAGACATTATTGGCGCTACTTACTTGCGCGATGTAGAGCCAGGAGAATTAGTCTGGATTACCGAAAAAGGATTAGCCTCTTTCCACTGGGCGCAACAGCCGCAACGTAAATTGTGCATATTTGAAATGATTTACTTTGCCAGACCCGACAGCATTATGAACGATGAAAGCTTGTACAGCTATCGGATGCGAATCGGGCGGCAATTAGCAAAAGAATCTTTTGTAGATGCAGATATTGTAATTGGCGTACCAGATTCCGGCATCCCGGCGGCGATTGGATTCTCGCAAGAATCCGGCATTACTTACGCTGAGGGATTAATTAAAAATCGTTATGTAGGTAGAACATTTATTCAACCTACGCAAACGATGCGCGAGTCTGGTATCCGCATGAAACTAAACCCGCTTAAAGATGTGTTAGTAGGTAAGCGAGTAATTATTGTTGATGATTCTATCGTGCGGGGAACAACCAGCCGCAAGCTAGTAAAAGCTCTGCGTGATGCTGGCGCAACGGAAGTACATATGCGCGTATCTTCTCCCCCTGTAACTCATCCTTGTTTCTACGGTATTGATACCGATAATCAAGATCAACTAATAGCTGCTACCAAATCAGTAGAAGAAATAGCTAAATTATTAGAGGTCGATTCTTTAGCTTATCTAAGTCAAGAAGGTATGCTAGAAACAACAAAACAAGATCCGACTAATTTTTGTTCAGCTTGCTTTAATGGCGATTATCCGATCACAATTCCCGAAACTATCAAGCGTTCTAAGTTAATGTTAGAGCCAACAAAAGTTTAA
- a CDS encoding Uma2 family endonuclease, producing the protein MQAQQRYYTPEEYLTQEEVAEFRSEYRNGEIVSMTGASINHNQIAGNVYAFLKFMLRKTDIKPYIGDLRLWIPPYRQYTYPDVFLIQGQPVFQERRTDTILNPCLIVEVLSKSTKNYDRTDKFRYYRSIAELQEYVLINQYKTEIEHYTKADGNSWLFRAYEAMTDKIVFPSINLEITVEDIYENVEFDLGDRTGD; encoded by the coding sequence ATGCAAGCCCAGCAAAGATACTACACTCCCGAAGAATATTTGACACAAGAAGAAGTTGCCGAGTTTCGCAGCGAGTACCGCAATGGAGAAATTGTATCAATGACGGGCGCTTCGATTAACCACAATCAAATTGCCGGAAATGTCTATGCTTTTTTAAAGTTTATGCTGCGGAAGACAGACATCAAGCCTTATATCGGCGATTTACGGCTGTGGATTCCTCCGTATCGACAATATACTTATCCTGATGTTTTTTTAATTCAAGGTCAACCCGTTTTTCAAGAGCGGCGTACTGATACAATCTTAAATCCTTGCTTGATTGTAGAAGTTTTATCAAAATCTACCAAAAACTACGATCGCACCGATAAGTTTCGTTATTACCGCTCTATTGCTGAACTTCAAGAATATGTACTAATTAACCAGTACAAAACAGAAATTGAGCATTATACAAAAGCTGACGGAAATTCCTGGCTGTTTCGAGCTTATGAAGCTATGACAGACAAGATAGTTTTTCCTTCAATCAACCTAGAAATAACTGTTGAAGATATTTATGAGAATGTAGAATTTGATTTAGGCGATCGCACTGGAGACTAA
- a CDS encoding chorismate lyase, translated as MTAITKANSVILPSTWHNLIPLWQGNEVDVQKGLSHTQLAPAWQLLLLGDGSPTRHLQLLTGEPTEVDVIDMSLIGVDLDGAPDLIQAVPEPRLRRQVWLRTASGQRLAYATSWWEASHVDEYLQNRSLPIWASLTRLRTELYRDVQGIYYGNCAALESAFEQPGPFWGRHYLFWHHGQPLTLIYEVFSPYLTKYLGAMQLDK; from the coding sequence TTGACTGCAATTACTAAGGCAAACAGCGTAATTTTACCGTCAACCTGGCATAATCTTATACCCCTATGGCAGGGAAATGAGGTAGACGTGCAAAAAGGTTTATCTCATACTCAATTAGCCCCAGCTTGGCAATTGCTGTTATTAGGAGATGGTTCGCCAACGAGACATTTGCAATTGCTGACGGGTGAACCGACGGAAGTAGATGTAATTGATATGTCGTTAATTGGGGTAGATTTGGACGGTGCGCCGGATTTGATTCAAGCTGTACCTGAACCAAGACTAAGAAGACAAGTATGGCTGCGGACGGCTTCAGGACAGCGCCTAGCTTATGCTACTTCTTGGTGGGAAGCAAGTCATGTAGATGAGTATTTACAAAACCGCTCTTTACCAATTTGGGCTAGTTTAACTCGCTTGCGAACAGAGTTATATAGAGACGTTCAAGGGATTTATTACGGCAATTGTGCGGCGTTAGAGTCAGCTTTTGAACAACCAGGCCCATTTTGGGGGCGACATTATTTGTTTTGGCATCATGGACAGCCGTTAACGTTAATTTATGAAGTATTTTCGCCGTATTTAACTAAGTATTTGGGCGCAATGCAGTTAGATAAGTGA
- the accC gene encoding acetyl-CoA carboxylase biotin carboxylase subunit, with protein MQFDKILIANRGEIALRILRACEEMGIATIAVHSTVDRHALHVQLADEAVCIGEAPSSKSYLNIPGIIAAALTRNATAIHPGYGFLAENARFAEICADHKIAFIGPTPEAMRAMGDKATAKATMIAAGVPTVPGSNGLLQDEKAAQELADSIGYPVMIKATAGGGGRGMRLVRDRNDLVKLFFAARGEAEASFGNPGLYIEKFVERPRHIEFQIIADNYGNVLHLGERDCSIQRRHQKLLEEAPSPALDPELREKMGAAAVRAAKSINYTGAGTVEFLLAPNGEFYFMEMNTRIQVEHPVTEMVTGFDLVAEQIRIAQGEKLQQTQEQVVLRGHAIECRINAEDPDRDFRPAPGRISGYLPPGGPGVRIDSHIYTDYQIPPYYDSLIGKLIVWGSDRPSAIKRMKRALREFALTGVPTTIGFHQRILETPEFLSGEIYTDFIEKVMFPPKE; from the coding sequence ATGCAGTTCGATAAAATATTAATTGCCAATCGTGGAGAAATTGCTTTACGCATCCTGCGCGCCTGCGAAGAAATGGGCATCGCAACTATTGCTGTACATTCTACCGTTGACCGCCATGCCCTCCACGTCCAACTCGCCGATGAAGCGGTTTGTATTGGTGAAGCACCCAGTAGTAAAAGTTATCTAAATATACCAGGAATAATTGCCGCCGCTTTAACTCGCAATGCCACAGCAATTCATCCTGGTTACGGCTTTTTAGCAGAAAATGCCCGATTTGCCGAAATTTGTGCTGACCACAAAATCGCTTTTATTGGCCCAACTCCGGAAGCAATGAGGGCGATGGGGGACAAAGCCACCGCCAAAGCAACGATGATTGCGGCGGGTGTACCTACTGTACCGGGTAGCAATGGGTTATTACAAGACGAAAAAGCCGCTCAAGAACTTGCGGATTCTATAGGCTACCCAGTGATGATTAAAGCCACAGCAGGAGGTGGTGGGAGAGGAATGCGGCTAGTACGCGATCGCAATGACCTAGTTAAGCTATTTTTTGCCGCTAGAGGTGAAGCGGAGGCTAGTTTTGGCAATCCAGGACTATATATAGAAAAATTTGTCGAACGCCCCCGCCATATAGAGTTTCAAATTATTGCCGATAATTACGGTAATGTGCTGCACCTAGGCGAACGGGATTGTTCAATTCAACGCCGCCATCAAAAACTACTAGAAGAAGCCCCTAGCCCCGCTTTAGACCCCGAATTAAGAGAGAAAATGGGTGCGGCGGCGGTACGGGCGGCTAAATCCATTAATTACACCGGAGCGGGAACGGTGGAATTTCTACTTGCACCCAATGGCGAGTTCTATTTTATGGAGATGAATACTCGCATTCAAGTAGAACATCCCGTAACAGAAATGGTGACTGGTTTTGATTTAGTTGCCGAACAAATTAGAATCGCTCAAGGGGAAAAATTGCAGCAAACCCAAGAGCAAGTAGTGTTGCGGGGTCATGCGATTGAATGTCGAATTAATGCCGAAGACCCCGATCGCGATTTTCGTCCCGCACCGGGCAGAATTAGCGGCTATTTGCCCCCTGGCGGCCCTGGAGTTCGCATAGATTCCCACATTTACACCGATTATCAAATTCCGCCTTACTACGATTCTTTGATTGGTAAACTCATTGTGTGGGGAAGCGATCGCCCTAGTGCCATTAAGCGGATGAAAAGAGCCTTGCGAGAGTTTGCGCTTACAGGTGTACCAACTACGATTGGCTTTCACCAACGAATTTTGGAAACACCAGAATTTTTATCTGGGGAAATTTACACCGACTTTATTGAAAAAGTCATGTTTCCCCCCAAGGAATAA
- a CDS encoding YggT family protein — MSAITITTWVLGIFLGLMILLFIFRIVLSWYPQVDLNRLPFNLVGWTTEPFLVPVRKLVPPIGGVDITPIIWIGIFSLVREILIGQQGLLRMFAQLQ, encoded by the coding sequence ATGAGTGCTATTACTATTACTACTTGGGTTTTGGGGATATTTTTGGGTTTAATGATTTTATTATTCATTTTTCGGATCGTCCTTAGCTGGTATCCCCAAGTAGACCTCAATCGCCTACCTTTTAACTTAGTAGGTTGGACAACAGAACCTTTCTTAGTCCCAGTGCGCAAGCTAGTACCCCCCATTGGTGGCGTTGATATTACGCCGATTATTTGGATTGGGATTTTTAGCTTAGTTAGAGAAATACTTATTGGTCAGCAAGGCTTGCTACGAATGTTTGCCCAGTTGCAATAA
- the psbX gene encoding photosystem II reaction center X protein, whose translation MTPSLMNFFYSLLAGAVIIVIPATAFLIFISQKDKIERS comes from the coding sequence ATGACTCCTTCTTTAATGAATTTCTTTTATAGTTTGCTGGCTGGGGCTGTAATTATTGTGATTCCCGCCACCGCTTTTCTAATTTTCATTAGCCAAAAAGATAAAATTGAACGCTCTTAA
- a CDS encoding Ycf66 family protein, which yields MVNFGLNWASTLAQVNFGGGTHTLLGILLAVAGAALYFLRSVRPELSRDHDIFFAAIGLVCGVILISQGWRLDPILQFGQVLLVGSTVFFAVESIRLRGIATEQAKRNTKIVDDDRPVSNYYQQAEIDELEVDYDRPARPRIPGSRDPRASRPDLSYEEDETPRRRIRNDSYEDEQPRRTSSRDSDNPGQVNKPNQRRSSSKRVETRYQDEWDSPKNPAWDEPKNPEEEWGTSSSSPKKRSRPTNNPTGRSETENLDKPSPRPRKRRPTQEPVQPPSRDDEAIPTDYVDYKPIDRSRDDDPDNSTDFDQF from the coding sequence ATGGTAAATTTTGGGCTGAACTGGGCTAGTACGCTCGCCCAGGTAAATTTTGGGGGTGGGACGCACACCCTTTTAGGTATTTTATTGGCAGTAGCCGGGGCGGCGTTGTACTTCTTGCGATCGGTTCGCCCAGAATTATCGCGGGATCACGATATCTTTTTTGCGGCTATAGGTTTAGTTTGTGGGGTCATTTTAATTTCCCAAGGATGGCGACTAGACCCAATTTTACAATTTGGTCAGGTGCTATTAGTTGGTTCTACAGTATTTTTTGCCGTTGAAAGTATCCGGCTTCGAGGTATCGCTACGGAGCAAGCCAAGCGCAATACAAAGATTGTTGATGACGATCGCCCAGTAAGCAATTACTATCAGCAAGCAGAAATAGACGAATTAGAAGTTGATTACGATCGCCCAGCGCGTCCTCGGATTCCTGGAAGCCGCGATCCAAGAGCAAGTCGCCCGGATTTATCTTACGAAGAAGATGAAACTCCTCGCCGTCGTATCCGCAACGATAGTTATGAAGACGAACAACCTCGGCGCACCTCTAGTCGGGACAGCGATAACCCTGGACAGGTGAATAAACCCAACCAAAGGCGCTCGTCCTCTAAGCGGGTGGAAACTCGCTATCAAGATGAATGGGATTCCCCCAAAAATCCAGCGTGGGATGAGCCTAAAAATCCAGAGGAAGAATGGGGTACGTCTTCTAGCAGCCCTAAAAAGCGATCGCGCCCTACAAATAATCCCACCGGGCGATCGGAGACAGAAAATCTTGACAAGCCCTCTCCTAGACCGCGCAAACGCCGCCCTACTCAAGAACCTGTACAACCACCTTCTAGAGATGATGAAGCTATCCCCACAGACTATGTAGATTACAAACCTATTGATCGCTCTAGGGATGACGATCCAGATAATTCCACAGATTTTGACCAGTTTTAA
- a CDS encoding TolB family protein produces the protein MKKFSIKSLLQRCWRWSFSLGLIVLIAACSPGSDTIINTGALNSRYTEEQPALSGNGRYLAYVSNRAGSRNILLYDLQLQQLVALPRLNRQKTIVENPSISYTGRYIVYITSNRGIPVLALYDRVTRTPQILNQWYQGLVRNPNISPDGRFIVFEGSRRGQWDIEVLDRGTNVELDLPDSPLPGISP, from the coding sequence GTGAAAAAGTTTTCGATAAAATCATTACTCCAACGCTGCTGGCGTTGGAGTTTTAGCTTGGGTTTAATTGTTTTAATAGCTGCTTGCAGTCCGGGAAGCGATACTATTATTAACACCGGAGCGCTCAATAGTCGCTATACCGAAGAACAACCAGCCTTAAGCGGTAACGGGCGCTACTTAGCCTATGTTTCTAACCGCGCCGGAAGTCGCAATATTTTGTTATACGACTTGCAATTGCAGCAATTAGTCGCTTTACCTCGCTTAAATCGACAGAAAACCATTGTCGAAAATCCCAGTATTAGCTATACAGGGCGCTATATCGTTTATATCACTAGCAATCGAGGGATACCAGTATTGGCGCTATACGATCGCGTTACTCGTACTCCCCAAATTCTTAACCAGTGGTATCAAGGGTTGGTACGCAATCCAAATATTAGTCCTGATGGTCGTTTTATTGTCTTTGAAGGTAGCCGTCGCGGACAATGGGATATTGAAGTATTAGATCGAGGTACTAATGTAGAATTGGATCTTCCTGATTCGCCTTTGCCTGGGATATCGCCTTAG
- a CDS encoding TolB family protein, which translates to MMRFVLPLIIVLVSLLSGCTGYYGLLNYPFEPGGKSLNSPSSDLTAQIAGRYITFTSDRAGRQNIYLFDTVSQTLIDLPLLNQLDAISAHPDISSDGRYIVFSASRQGRTGIFIYDRQLRQSRNLTPNLQAQVQNPTISADGNTIAFESNVNGQWDILVYNRSGERLNIPAEPR; encoded by the coding sequence ATGATGCGATTTGTTTTGCCTTTAATAATTGTCTTAGTTAGCTTATTAAGTGGTTGTACGGGCTATTATGGCTTATTAAACTATCCTTTCGAGCCGGGAGGAAAAAGCTTAAATAGTCCGAGTAGCGATCTTACTGCGCAAATTGCCGGGAGATATATTACTTTTACAAGCGATCGCGCTGGTCGTCAAAATATCTATTTATTTGATACTGTTTCCCAAACTTTAATTGATTTACCGCTCTTGAATCAGCTTGATGCAATTTCTGCTCATCCCGATATTTCTAGCGATGGACGCTACATTGTTTTTTCTGCTAGTCGTCAAGGACGTACAGGAATTTTTATTTACGATCGCCAACTTCGTCAATCGCGCAACCTCACGCCCAACTTACAAGCCCAAGTCCAAAATCCGACAATTAGTGCCGATGGTAATACTATCGCTTTCGAGTCTAACGTCAATGGTCAGTGGGATATTTTAGTTTATAACCGTTCTGGAGAGCGCTTAAACATCCCTGCCGAACCCCGTTAG
- a CDS encoding succinate dehydrogenase/fumarate reductase iron-sulfur subunit: MQVIFKIVRQASNAAPQVQSYELEVEAGNTILDCLNQIKWEQDGTLAFRKNCRNTICGSCAMRINGRSALACKENIGSEIKQLYGTTNQGNDVIPEITIAPMGNMPVIKDLVVDMSSFWNHYEAVKPYVSTEEKIPEREYLQTPQMRSLIEANGNCIMCGACYSDCNAREVNPQFVGPHALAKAYRMVADNRDTETKSRLADYNEGTQGVWGCTRCFNCNTVCPMEVAPLDQITKIKQEILADKEVENSRQIRHRQVLVELVKQGGWIDERAFGLQVVGNYLRDVKGLLSIAPLGLRMLARGKFPLSFEPSEGTEEVKGLIEAVQALKE; this comes from the coding sequence ATGCAAGTTATTTTTAAAATTGTTAGGCAAGCCAGCAATGCTGCGCCCCAAGTTCAAAGTTACGAGTTAGAAGTAGAAGCTGGCAATACCATTTTAGATTGTCTTAACCAGATTAAGTGGGAGCAAGATGGAACTTTAGCCTTTCGTAAAAATTGTCGCAATACTATTTGTGGCAGTTGTGCAATGCGAATTAATGGGCGTTCAGCTTTAGCTTGTAAAGAAAATATTGGTAGTGAAATAAAGCAATTGTATGGCACAACTAACCAAGGTAACGATGTCATACCAGAAATAACTATCGCGCCAATGGGCAATATGCCTGTAATTAAAGATTTAGTCGTAGATATGAGTAGCTTCTGGAATCACTATGAAGCAGTAAAACCTTACGTAAGTACAGAAGAAAAAATTCCTGAAAGAGAATATTTGCAAACGCCACAAATGCGAAGTCTTATAGAAGCCAACGGCAATTGTATTATGTGCGGTGCTTGCTATTCCGATTGCAATGCCAGAGAAGTAAACCCCCAATTTGTGGGTCCTCATGCTTTAGCGAAAGCCTACCGTATGGTAGCAGACAACCGCGATACAGAAACCAAAAGCCGATTAGCGGATTATAACGAAGGTACTCAAGGAGTTTGGGGTTGCACTCGTTGTTTTAACTGTAATACCGTTTGTCCGATGGAAGTGGCACCACTAGATCAAATTACCAAAATCAAACAAGAAATTTTGGCAGATAAAGAGGTAGAAAATAGCCGCCAAATTCGCCACCGCCAAGTATTAGTTGAATTAGTCAAACAAGGTGGTTGGATTGACGAACGCGCCTTTGGCTTGCAAGTAGTTGGCAATTATTTACGGGATGTTAAAGGTTTACTTAGTATTGCTCCTTTGGGACTGAGAATGCTGGCTAGAGGCAAGTTTCCGCTATCATTTGAGCCTTCAGAGGGGACGGAGGAAGTAAAGGGATTAATTGAAGCGGTACAGGCGTTAAAAGAGTAG
- a CDS encoding AbrB family transcriptional regulator, with protein MTTETSPLTGKALLQKVKELSDLPRRERAKRCGYYTVTKNNQTRVNLTDFYDALLAARGIPLSPEKPKDGRGREPTNKVSVHKNYQIVIGATYTQQMGLKSGDQFEIKLGYKHIHLIQIDSDKNGSDGDEDEK; from the coding sequence ATGACTACTGAAACTTCACCATTAACAGGAAAAGCACTACTGCAAAAGGTTAAAGAACTTTCCGACTTACCACGTCGAGAAAGAGCCAAGCGTTGTGGATATTACACCGTAACTAAAAATAATCAGACTCGCGTTAATCTAACGGACTTTTACGACGCATTGTTAGCCGCTAGAGGAATTCCTCTTAGCCCCGAAAAACCAAAAGATGGTCGTGGACGGGAACCAACCAATAAAGTTAGCGTTCACAAAAACTATCAAATTGTAATCGGCGCAACCTATACCCAGCAAATGGGTTTGAAAAGCGGAGATCAATTTGAAATCAAGTTAGGTTATAAACATATCCACTTGATTCAGATTGACAGCGACAAAAACGGTAGCGATGGCGACGAAGATGAAAAATAA